One region of Turicibacter bilis genomic DNA includes:
- a CDS encoding YczE/YyaS/YitT family protein — protein sequence MSKFNIKNYIVRIMFFLVGCFIIQLGVAFFIKSNTGVDSFTIFMQGLANLLHITVGQANILVMGIVFIGMLIFTREYIRLGTFLAVITAGPFLDLINNLLNNVGIDALPLIVRLLIVAISCVVIAIGFSILKSAELSVAPTDQLPLIIVDKTSWQYKWVRITMDVIFIVVGFSLGGVLGLGTIITTLLIGPCIQYFLPIIEKKAEKIIPN from the coding sequence ATGAGTAAATTTAATATTAAAAACTATATCGTTCGAATCATGTTCTTTTTAGTAGGATGTTTCATTATCCAGTTGGGGGTAGCATTCTTTATTAAATCAAATACTGGGGTTGATTCTTTTACAATCTTTATGCAAGGTTTAGCAAATTTATTACACATTACTGTTGGCCAAGCTAATATTTTAGTTATGGGAATTGTATTTATTGGTATGTTAATCTTCACTCGTGAATACATCCGTTTAGGAACATTCTTAGCTGTTATTACAGCAGGACCATTCTTAGATTTAATTAATAACTTATTAAATAACGTAGGTATTGATGCTTTACCATTAATTGTTCGTTTATTAATTGTAGCTATTAGCTGTGTTGTTATCGCAATTGGATTCTCAATTTTAAAATCAGCTGAATTAAGTGTTGCTCCAACTGACCAATTACCATTAATTATTGTTGATAAAACAAGCTGGCAATACAAATGGGTTCGTATCACAATGGACGTTATCTTCATTGTAGTTGGTTTCTCTTTAGGAGGAGTTTTAGGACTTGGAACAATTATCACAACACTTTTAATTGGACCATGTATCCAATACTTCTTACCAATTATCGAGAAAAAAGCAGAAAAAATTATTCCAAATTAA
- the pulA gene encoding type I pullulanase yields the protein MLITQGRYSSYLDEYNKITILVPKSYYNGEIAPFKLINMTTSEAYELKVEEKFDFGNELKYSLSIQGFVTVGTEYQVMDCYKNTSYLFLGYIARTEEFDKRFYYNGDDLGPSYSKNMTRFKLWAPTATQVQLILYENDVTHFRRMKRLSKGIWELTIYQDLEGCRYRYEIVNNLVRQETIDPYAIASTVNAEYSVVVDPLKCVKVKHELRPKLNKPTDAIIYELSIRDFTIHPSSRVKNRGKFLGITEEIIDEKTGYHYGLSYLKELGVTHIQLLPIFDFAGVDENFPEQSYNWGYNPVQYNVPEGSYALNPKDPYSRINELRTMVNILHEHGFGVIMDVVYNHVYERRTFPFDAMVPTYFYRYDYQGMPSDGTGCGNDLATERLMVRKYILDSVKFWVEEYGIDGFRFDLMGIIDVDTMNEIRQLCEELYPSILLYGEGWDMNTPLPQAQKAAKFNAFKLPRIGHFNDAFRDNIKGHTFNHQDRGLALGNFGYANAGKQLLAGSSGLIEGETYMFYDPSQSINYVECHDNHTLWDRMKLSNSDENDETREKRQILAAAMVIFAQGIPFIHCGQEFFRSKNGIENSYNVSDEINAIHWDEVYEHEKSINLIKGYIKIRKAHGAFRFSNAILVKKHLRIFQHHHSVIEYTLKNVKDYGCWDEIHIFFNTQNREVNIPIVTNDFILIADEHQSGTEGIKSIEGELKMAPLSTIILVK from the coding sequence ATGTTAATAACACAAGGTAGATATTCATCTTATTTAGATGAATATAATAAAATTACAATACTTGTTCCAAAAAGTTATTATAATGGAGAAATTGCTCCATTTAAGCTTATCAATATGACGACATCAGAGGCTTATGAGTTAAAGGTAGAAGAGAAGTTTGATTTTGGTAACGAGTTAAAATATAGCTTATCTATCCAAGGATTTGTCACAGTAGGAACTGAATATCAAGTCATGGATTGTTATAAAAATACAAGCTATTTATTTTTAGGTTATATTGCGAGAACTGAAGAATTTGATAAACGGTTTTATTATAATGGTGATGATTTGGGGCCAAGTTACAGTAAGAACATGACAAGATTTAAACTATGGGCACCAACTGCTACACAAGTTCAATTAATTTTATATGAAAATGATGTAACCCATTTTAGACGTATGAAGCGACTATCTAAGGGAATATGGGAACTGACTATTTATCAAGATTTAGAAGGGTGTCGTTATCGATATGAGATTGTTAATAATTTAGTACGCCAAGAAACGATTGATCCTTATGCTATAGCTTCTACTGTAAATGCAGAATATAGTGTCGTTGTGGATCCGTTGAAATGTGTTAAAGTTAAACATGAGTTGAGACCTAAACTAAATAAGCCGACTGACGCCATTATTTACGAATTAAGTATTCGAGATTTTACGATTCATCCATCTTCACGAGTTAAAAATCGTGGGAAATTTTTAGGGATAACAGAAGAGATAATAGATGAAAAAACAGGATATCACTATGGTCTGTCTTATTTAAAGGAATTAGGTGTGACACATATTCAATTACTGCCTATTTTCGATTTTGCTGGTGTCGATGAAAACTTTCCAGAGCAATCTTATAACTGGGGATATAACCCAGTCCAGTATAATGTTCCAGAAGGAAGCTATGCTTTAAATCCGAAAGATCCTTATTCACGTATTAATGAATTAAGAACGATGGTTAACATCCTACATGAGCATGGGTTTGGTGTGATTATGGATGTGGTTTATAATCATGTTTATGAACGACGGACCTTCCCGTTTGATGCAATGGTTCCAACTTATTTTTATCGTTATGATTATCAAGGAATGCCATCAGATGGAACAGGGTGTGGTAATGATTTGGCAACAGAACGACTCATGGTTCGTAAATATATTTTAGATTCAGTTAAGTTCTGGGTAGAAGAGTATGGAATCGATGGATTTCGCTTTGATTTGATGGGAATTATTGACGTTGATACGATGAATGAAATTCGTCAACTTTGTGAGGAACTTTATCCAAGTATTCTTCTTTATGGTGAGGGGTGGGATATGAATACCCCATTACCACAAGCTCAAAAGGCTGCTAAGTTTAATGCTTTTAAGCTACCACGAATTGGCCATTTTAATGATGCGTTCCGGGATAATATTAAAGGACATACCTTTAATCATCAGGATCGAGGATTAGCGCTTGGAAATTTCGGATATGCGAATGCTGGAAAACAGTTGCTAGCAGGTAGTTCAGGTTTGATCGAAGGCGAAACATATATGTTTTATGATCCTTCTCAAAGTATTAATTATGTCGAGTGTCATGATAATCATACATTATGGGATCGGATGAAATTATCGAATAGTGATGAAAATGATGAAACGCGTGAAAAACGTCAAATCTTAGCGGCAGCGATGGTGATTTTCGCTCAAGGAATTCCGTTTATTCATTGTGGACAGGAATTTTTTAGAAGTAAGAATGGAATTGAAAATAGCTATAATGTCTCAGATGAAATTAATGCTATTCATTGGGATGAAGTTTATGAACATGAAAAGAGTATTAATTTGATTAAAGGCTACATCAAAATCCGTAAAGCTCACGGTGCTTTTCGTTTTTCAAATGCAATTCTTGTAAAAAAACATCTACGCATTTTTCAACATCATCATTCTGTGATAGAATATACATTGAAAAATGTTAAAGACTATGGGTGTTGGGACGAAATCCATATTTTCTTTAATACACAAAATCGTGAAGTAAATATTCCAATCGTCACAAATGATTTTATATTGATTGCTGATGAGCATCAAAGTGGAACGGAAGGTATTAAATCGATTGAAGGTGAATTGAAAATGGCACCGCTCAGTACGATAATTCTAGTGAAATGA